In one window of Lacticaseibacillus casei DSM 20011 = JCM 1134 = ATCC 393 DNA:
- the treR gene encoding trehalose operon repressor, with amino-acid sequence MRKYDVIYQDLKDKIEAEIYVTGSLLPSERTLQEMYRASRDTIRKALQLLKDDGFIQSQKGKGSTVINRQEYVFPVSGVVSYAELAKQFHLQTRTVILANHFATLPAKSFKDVDPHVTTKQMRFLKRVRYLKGEPDIIDIDYLDPKVVPPIPESAAKDSLYAYLEGQVGLTIAYATKEITVETTTEEDRRYLKLPQAAVVVVVRSCSSLVDTTKFQYTESRHRADRFKFHDFARRMRP; translated from the coding sequence ATGCGTAAGTACGATGTCATTTATCAGGATCTGAAGGACAAGATTGAAGCAGAGATTTATGTAACGGGATCGTTGCTACCAAGTGAACGGACGTTGCAGGAAATGTACCGGGCGTCGCGCGACACGATACGAAAAGCATTGCAGCTGCTCAAAGACGACGGGTTTATCCAGTCGCAAAAAGGTAAAGGTTCAACGGTGATTAATCGGCAGGAATACGTTTTTCCCGTTTCAGGAGTTGTGAGTTATGCCGAACTGGCCAAACAATTTCACTTACAGACGCGAACCGTCATTTTGGCCAATCATTTTGCAACGTTACCAGCCAAGTCGTTTAAGGACGTGGATCCACATGTGACGACTAAACAGATGCGGTTTTTGAAGCGGGTGCGGTATTTGAAAGGCGAGCCGGACATTATCGATATCGATTATCTTGATCCTAAGGTAGTGCCGCCGATTCCGGAGTCGGCAGCCAAGGATTCGTTGTATGCCTATCTTGAAGGTCAGGTGGGATTGACCATTGCCTATGCGACCAAGGAAATCACGGTGGAAACAACCACCGAAGAAGATCGGCGTTACCTGAAGTTGCCCCAAGCCGCAGTGGTCGTCGTGGTTCGCAGTTGCAGCAGTCTGGTGGATACGACAAAGTTTCAATACACGGAGTCGCGGCACCGGGCGGATCGGTTTAAGTTTCATGATTTTGCGCGGCGAATGCGGCCGTGA
- the treC gene encoding alpha,alpha-phosphotrehalase — MGFHKKVIYQLYPKSFYDSNGDGVGDLRGIIDKIDYLKSLHVDMIWFNPFFVSPQYDNGYDVADYRNIDPRFGTMADFEELAKKLKEAGIDIMLDMVLNHTSTEHEWFQKALAGDKHYQAYYYIRPPKPDGSLPTNWESKFGGPAWAPFGDTGNYYLHLYERRQADLDWHNPAVRQEAAAIINFWRAKGVHGFRFDVLNVIGKAEKLVDAPPKVASKTLYTDTPIVQDYLKELAANSFGQDPNSVTVGEMSSTTVKNSIAYTKPENHELSMVFQFHHLKTDYKNGEKWTKEPYDFNALRDILHTWGQQLDQGGGWQALFWNNHDQPRALNRFGNVDKYRVKSAEMLAAAIHLSRGTPYIYMGEEIGMTDPHYHSMADYVDIEAKNAYKALLKEGKSEKEAFAIILAKARDNSRTPMQWDDSANAGFTTGTPWLRPTNQKDINVKDELAHGEIFRFYQKLIALRKQYDVISDGSYEPFGTDIDRLYAYERVAGADHLLVLNNFSDKAITVPLPNRFQSAKVLITNESELIPTATMTLPPYATIALLTSEEN; from the coding sequence ATGGGATTTCATAAGAAAGTCATTTATCAGCTGTATCCCAAGTCATTTTATGACAGCAATGGCGACGGGGTCGGCGATTTGCGTGGCATTATTGACAAGATTGATTATCTTAAGTCATTGCACGTCGACATGATCTGGTTCAATCCATTTTTCGTGTCACCACAATACGATAACGGTTATGATGTTGCCGATTATCGCAACATTGATCCGCGGTTCGGTACGATGGCGGATTTTGAAGAATTGGCTAAGAAACTCAAAGAAGCTGGTATCGATATCATGTTGGACATGGTGTTGAATCATACCAGCACGGAACATGAATGGTTCCAGAAGGCGTTGGCTGGCGACAAGCATTATCAAGCCTATTATTATATTCGCCCGCCAAAGCCGGATGGCAGCTTGCCGACTAACTGGGAAAGCAAATTCGGCGGACCAGCGTGGGCACCGTTTGGCGACACCGGCAATTATTATCTGCATTTATATGAACGCCGCCAAGCTGATTTGGATTGGCACAATCCAGCAGTTCGGCAAGAAGCTGCAGCGATTATTAACTTTTGGCGTGCCAAGGGTGTCCACGGATTCCGGTTCGATGTGTTGAACGTGATCGGCAAGGCAGAAAAACTGGTCGATGCACCGCCAAAGGTTGCCAGCAAAACGCTGTACACGGATACGCCGATCGTTCAGGACTATTTGAAGGAATTGGCCGCTAACAGCTTCGGCCAAGACCCTAACAGCGTCACGGTGGGCGAAATGAGTTCGACAACTGTTAAGAACTCAATCGCCTACACGAAGCCGGAAAATCATGAGTTATCCATGGTTTTTCAGTTCCACCACTTGAAGACGGATTACAAGAACGGTGAAAAGTGGACGAAAGAACCGTATGACTTCAATGCATTGCGGGACATTTTGCATACCTGGGGTCAACAGTTGGATCAAGGTGGCGGCTGGCAGGCGCTGTTCTGGAATAACCACGATCAGCCACGGGCACTCAATCGTTTTGGCAACGTTGACAAGTATCGGGTTAAAAGTGCCGAAATGCTTGCTGCGGCGATTCATCTCAGTCGCGGCACTCCATATATCTATATGGGTGAGGAAATCGGCATGACCGATCCGCACTACCATTCAATGGCTGATTATGTGGATATTGAAGCCAAGAATGCTTACAAGGCATTGCTCAAGGAAGGTAAGTCGGAAAAAGAGGCGTTTGCCATCATTTTAGCGAAGGCTCGCGATAACAGTCGGACGCCGATGCAGTGGGATGATTCGGCGAATGCCGGTTTTACCACCGGCACGCCTTGGTTGCGGCCGACGAATCAAAAAGACATCAACGTCAAAGATGAGTTGGCCCATGGTGAGATTTTCCGATTTTATCAAAAGCTTATTGCACTGCGGAAACAATATGACGTGATCAGTGACGGCAGTTATGAACCGTTTGGAACCGACATCGACCGCTTGTATGCGTACGAACGGGTTGCTGGTGCGGATCACCTGCTGGTCCTGAATAACTTCAGTGACAAGGCGATCACAGTACCGCTGCCAAATCGATTCCAATCCGCAAAAGTGCTTATTACCAACGAATCAGAATTAATACCAACTGCAACGATGACATTGCCGCCGTATGCGACGATCGCATTGTTGACATCGGAAGAGAATTAA
- a CDS encoding glucose PTS transporter subunit IIA translates to MADEKKLHILAPVSGLAMAITDVSDPVFSQKMMGDGFGIEPSDGQIAAPVDGRIMMIADTKHAIGIKADDGAELLIHLGIDTVELKGAPFEIDTAMDAKVKAGDVIGSMDLDAIKKAGKKTTVIVAITNTNDVVDHLDVTPGEVKVGEEVAVMTPKAAAATSTTAATPNKKESKYAATARQIIADVGGAQNVNSLIHCITRLRFYLKDEQKPDDDTVRNIPGVIDVARANGQYQVVIGQAVTDVYDEVIKQLGPGYSNAEGTAEAIKETQAEAKDTSFWGTIKRWTQALIGTITGSMIPVIGLLAASGMLKGVLNIMTTWFHLSTTDPTYVIINAMGDAAFYFLPVIVGFTAAQKLGSDPVIVGIIGAFLIYPSIAKIATAGKVSGTLLGMGVNASFFGLPVHIANYTYSIFPMIFAAWMAAKLEPWIKSWMPLVLRMIFTPLVEIFLVGMTVVLVVGPLITVLSGAITSGIQALLSLTPMISDAIIAGLYQVLVIFGLHWAVIPVITAQLSSAHPESVLNGIVSISMIAQGAGALAVWVKTKHNPALKGLSISAFISACCGITEPAMYGVNLKYGRVFVFASIGAAIGGVVNGLLGVSMYGFTGSFIGFPSFAAPGWAHNPGNFAGFWIASVVTLVAAFLLVYFFGYKDADANAAKAAPKKKRLGKTVE, encoded by the coding sequence ATGGCTGATGAAAAGAAGCTACACATTTTGGCGCCTGTTTCAGGGCTTGCCATGGCGATTACAGACGTCTCCGATCCGGTCTTTTCACAGAAAATGATGGGTGATGGCTTTGGTATTGAACCATCAGATGGTCAGATTGCTGCGCCGGTTGACGGACGCATCATGATGATTGCCGATACCAAGCATGCAATCGGGATTAAAGCCGATGACGGCGCCGAGTTGTTGATTCACTTGGGCATTGATACGGTTGAGTTGAAAGGCGCACCGTTTGAAATCGATACGGCAATGGATGCCAAAGTCAAAGCCGGCGACGTGATTGGCTCCATGGATTTGGATGCAATCAAGAAAGCCGGCAAAAAGACCACGGTCATTGTTGCGATTACCAATACCAATGACGTGGTTGATCATCTTGATGTCACCCCGGGCGAAGTTAAGGTTGGTGAAGAAGTTGCCGTGATGACACCTAAGGCAGCGGCGGCTACATCAACAACCGCGGCGACGCCAAATAAGAAGGAAAGCAAGTATGCGGCGACTGCCCGCCAGATTATTGCTGATGTCGGCGGGGCGCAGAACGTCAATAGTTTGATTCACTGTATCACCCGGTTGCGGTTTTATCTGAAAGATGAACAAAAGCCGGACGATGACACAGTGCGCAACATTCCGGGCGTCATTGATGTTGCCCGAGCAAACGGCCAGTATCAAGTGGTCATTGGGCAAGCCGTCACTGACGTTTATGATGAAGTCATTAAACAGTTAGGCCCCGGCTACTCTAATGCTGAAGGTACTGCGGAAGCCATTAAAGAAACCCAAGCAGAGGCTAAAGATACCAGCTTCTGGGGCACAATCAAACGTTGGACCCAAGCGTTGATCGGGACGATAACCGGATCCATGATTCCGGTTATCGGACTGTTGGCCGCCAGTGGGATGCTCAAAGGTGTTCTCAACATTATGACCACCTGGTTCCATCTTTCAACAACGGATCCGACATACGTGATTATTAATGCGATGGGCGATGCAGCTTTTTACTTCCTGCCTGTGATCGTTGGTTTCACGGCCGCGCAAAAACTCGGCTCGGATCCGGTTATCGTTGGCATTATCGGTGCGTTCCTGATTTATCCATCAATTGCTAAGATTGCAACGGCTGGTAAAGTTAGCGGTACGTTACTGGGCATGGGGGTCAATGCCAGTTTCTTCGGCTTACCTGTCCACATTGCGAATTACACGTATTCGATTTTCCCGATGATTTTTGCGGCATGGATGGCAGCCAAGCTTGAACCGTGGATCAAGAGCTGGATGCCGCTGGTTCTGCGGATGATTTTCACGCCGCTGGTTGAAATCTTCTTAGTCGGCATGACGGTTGTCTTGGTTGTCGGGCCACTGATCACGGTGCTGTCTGGTGCGATCACATCCGGGATTCAGGCATTACTCAGCTTGACGCCAATGATTTCCGACGCCATTATTGCCGGTCTGTATCAGGTTCTGGTTATCTTCGGATTGCACTGGGCGGTTATCCCGGTTATTACCGCACAATTGTCTTCGGCACACCCAGAGTCCGTGCTTAACGGCATCGTCTCCATTTCTATGATTGCCCAAGGTGCCGGCGCGTTGGCTGTCTGGGTTAAGACCAAGCACAACCCAGCACTGAAAGGTTTGTCTATTTCCGCGTTCATCAGCGCATGCTGCGGCATCACCGAACCTGCGATGTATGGTGTTAACTTGAAGTACGGCCGGGTCTTCGTCTTTGCTAGTATCGGTGCCGCAATCGGTGGCGTTGTCAATGGCCTGTTAGGTGTTTCGATGTACGGATTCA